One window of the Pseudochaenichthys georgianus chromosome 21, fPseGeo1.2, whole genome shotgun sequence genome contains the following:
- the LOC117466555 gene encoding lanosterol synthase-like, which translates to MLEAHSLGLDTSQFVSESPAAHTAVEAALKGMHFYSQLQAEDGHWAGDYGGPLFLLPGLLITCHIAKIPLPSAWQKEMVRYLRSVQLADGGWGLHIEDKSTVFGTALSYISLRILGVEPDDPDMIRARNNLHSKGGAVGIPSWGKFWLAILNVYSWEGMNTLLPEMWLFPSWMPAHPSTLWCHCRQVYLPMSYCYAVRLSAEEDPLVLSLRQELYVQDYATINWPAQRNNVASCDMYTPHSTLLDVAYMVLNVYEAHHSTVLREKAVKELYEHIEADDRFTKCISIGPISKTINMLVRWYVDGPSSPVFQEHVSRIPDYLWLGLDGMKMQGTNGSQLWDTCFAVQAFLEAGAQKDSALAGCLRDAHQFLTVTQIPENPAEYQKYYRQMNKGGFPFSTRDCGWIVADCTAEGLKSVMLLQELCPSISQPLPSERLCDAVNVLLSMRNSDGGFATYETKRGGRLLELLNPSEVFGDIMIDYTYVECTSAVMQALRHFQKAYPEHRAEEMRSTLREGLEYCRKVQRPDGSWEGSWGVCFTYGIWFGLEAFACMGHVYQDDHVCEEVQKACQFLLDRQMTDGGWGEDFESCEQRCYVQSSSAQIHNTCWALLGLMAVGHPDRRAIERGVQLLIDNQLPNGDWPQENIAGVFNKSCAISYTSYRNVFTVWTLGRFSTLYPSSPLAGKFKL; encoded by the exons GTCTCCTGATCACCTGCCATATTGCTAAGATCCCTCTGCCCTCTGCCTGGCAGAAAGAGATGGTGAGGTACCTGCGCTCTGTGCAGCTAGCAGACGGAGGCTGGGGTCT acaCATTGAAGATAAGTCCACTGTGTTTGGCACAGCGCTGAGCTACATCTCACTCAGGATTCTGGGAGTAGAGCCTGATGATCCAGACATGATTCGAGCCAGGAACAACCTGCACAGCAAAG GTGGCGCTGTGGGGATTCCCTCATGGGGTAAATTCTGGTTGGccattttaaatgtgtacagttGGGAAGGAATGAACACACTGCTGCCAGAGATGTG GCTGTTCCCCTCTTGGATGCCTGCCCACCCCTCCACCCTGTGGTGTCACTGCCGCCAGGTGTACCTCCCCATGAGCTACTGCTACGCTGTGAGGCTGTCTGCAGAGGAGGACCCGCTGGTCCTCAGCCTCCGACAG GAGCTTTATGTCCAGGACTATGCCACCATCAACTGGCCTGCTCAGAGGAACAATGTGGCATCATGTGACATGTACACCCCTCACAGCACGCTGCTCGACGTCGCCTACA TGGTGCTGAATGTGTATGAAGCCCATCACAGCACCGTGCTGAGAGAAAAGGCTGTCAAAGAACTGTATGAACACATCGAGGCCGACGACCGTTTCACCAAGTGCATCAGCATTGGACCG ATCTCCAAGACCATCAACATGCTGGTTCGCTGGTATGTGGACGGGCCCTCCTCTCCGGTCTTTCAGGAGCATGTGTCTCGGATCCCAGACTACCTttg GTTGGGATTAGATGGAATGAAAATGCAG GGGACCAACGGATCTCAACTCTGGGATACTTGTTTTGCTGTACAGGCCTTCCTTGAG GCAGGAGCCCAGAAGGACTCCGCGTTAGCCGGGTGCCTCCGAGATGCGCATCAGTTTCTCACCGTCACACAG ATACCTGAAAATCCTGCAGAGTATCAGAAGTACTACAGACAGATGAACAAG GGCGGTTTCCCCTTCAGTACCCGGGACTGTGGCTGGATCGTGGCTGACTGCACCGCGGAGGGTCTGAAGTCAGTGATGCTGCTGCAGGAGCTCTGCCCCTCCATCAGCCAGCCACTCCCCTCAGAGCGCCTGTGTGATGCTGTCAATGTG CTGCTGAGCATGAGAAACTCTGACGGAGGATTTGCCACGTATGAAACTAAGAGAGGAGGGAGGCTGCTGGAGCTGCTCAACCCCTCCGAGGTGTTCG GTGACATCATGATCGATTACACCTATGTGGAGTGTACCTCTGCAGTGATGCAGGCTCTCAGGCACTTCCAGAAGGCCTACCCAGAACACCGTGCAGAGGAGATGAG GTCCACTCTACGAGAAGGACTGGAGTACTGCAGGAAGGTGCAGAGGCCTGATGGATCATGGGAAGG GTCCTGGGGAGTGTGCTTCACATATGGAATATGGTTCGGCCTTGAAGCCTTTGCCTGTATGGGTCACGTCTATCAGGATGA CCATGTGTGCGAGGAGGTGCAGAAGGCTTGTCAGTTCCTGCTGGACCGGCAGATGACAGACGGAGGCTGGGGGGAGGACTTTGAATCATGCGAGCAGCGGTGCTACGTCCAGAGCAGCAGTGCCCAGATCCACAACACCTGCTGGGCTTTGTTAGGCCTCATGGCTGTCGG GCATCCCGATAGGCGGGCCATTGAGAGAGGAGTGCAGCTTCTGATTGACAACCAGCTGCCCAATGGAGACTGGCCACAG GAGAATATTGCAGGTGTGTTCAACAAGAGCTGTGCCATCAGCTACACCTCCTACAGAAACGTCTTCACAGTCTGGACCCTCGGCCGCTTCTCAACACTTTATCCCAGCAGTCCATTGGCTGGAAAGTTCAAGCTGtga